The Plodia interpunctella isolate USDA-ARS_2022_Savannah chromosome 11, ilPloInte3.2, whole genome shotgun sequence genome includes a window with the following:
- the LOC128673891 gene encoding bromodomain-containing protein DDB_G0270170-like — MAFPIKFLSLQKSELEYEVAIRGSNPESTVQELRKQIAKLAPIFPSEDILDSPFGTAEDLVGVSNVLTKIKSSIEGTELDRNNVLRVKNLLNHLYHRLNRIHSSGTESAIYGSCVDQFKMYTNKVQSLKDKDIIDPLLCQGTSESSISTTPMNISVTCDRSSQDIIKLKYDGKTCVRSFVQRAIEFKQARNISDNKLLSFATEIFTGDALHWFRSNRDLISDWDSLLVLLKNDFDRSDYDYRLLSEIRSRTQGESENIVIYLSIMSGLFSRLSKTLSEDSKLEIILHNIRPCYSTILASSPEIKSIDELRSLCTNFEKVQARLLHFREPPAPSSDTLAPEFAYSKSKAKFNQNYNFFNKFNNKNAHNNTDNQNYNHNNRTYTYNNNKNFNNHSENQLKQNHKFIHAIDTPKRRYCPRCRTDSHGLRQCTADKSNIFCFVCGKKDVKTPQCPDCNKAKGIKSVQKN, encoded by the coding sequence ATGGCTTTtcctattaaatttttatcactCCAGAAGTCTGAATTAGAGTACGAAGTGGCAATCAGAGGTTCTAACCCTGAAAGCACCGTACAAGAGCTTAGGAAGCAAATCGCTAAACTAGCTCCCATTTTTCCATCGGAAGACATTTTAGATTCGCCATTTGGTACAGCTGAGGACCTCGTAGGAGtttcaaatgttttaacaAAGATTAAGTCATCGATCGAGGGTACCGAGCTCGATCGTAATAACGTTTTAAgagttaaaaatttattaaatcatctGTATCATCGCTTAAATAGGATACATAGTAGTGGGACCGAATCAGCCATTTATGGTTCTTGCGTTGaccaatttaaaatgtacacaAATAAAGTTCAATCTCTTAAAGATAAAGACATAATTGATCCATTGCTTTGTCAAGGTACCAGTGAATCATCCATATCAACCACCCCAATGAACATATCTGTAACTTGTGATCGATCTTCTcaagatattattaaattaaaatatgatggcAAAACTTGCGTTCGATCTTTTGTTCAAAGGGCAATTGAGTTCAAACAGGCGCGAAATATTTCTGACAATAAGTTGCTTTCATTTGCAACCGAAATATTTACTGGAGACGCTTTACACTGGTTTCGCAGCAATAGAGATCTTATTTCAGATTGGGATAGCCTTTtagttcttttaaaaaatgatttcgATAGGTCTGATTATGATTATAGACTTTTATCAGAAATTCGCTCGAGGACGCAGGGTGAATCAGAAaacatagttatttatttatctattatgtCTGGATTGTTTTCGCGTCTTTCGAAAACTCTCTCAGAAGATAGTAAACTGGAAATTATTCTGCATAACATCCGCCCTTGCTACTCAACTATATTAGCTTCTTCTCccgaaattaaatcaattgatGAACTAAGATCTCTTTGCACTAATTTCGAAAAAGTTCAAGCACGCCTATTGCATTTTCGCGAACCACCAGCTCCTTCGTCAGATACTTTAGCACCCGAATTTGCCTACTCTAAATCCAAagcaaaatttaatcaaaattacaatttttttaacaaatttaataacaaaaatgcaCATAATAATACggataatcaaaattataatcacaataacagaacatacacatataacaataataaaaatttcaataatcatTCGGAAAATCAACTTAAACAAAACCATAAATTTATACATGCTATAGATACGCCTAAACGTCGTTATTGTCCAAGGTGTCGTACAGATTCTCATGGTTTACGCCAATGTACGGCTGACAAGAGTAACATCTTCTGCTTTGTTTGTGGCAAAAAAGATGTTAAAACCCCGCAATGCCCTGATTGTAACAAGGCAAAAGGTATTAAATCAGTCCAAAAAAACTGA